A single region of the Enterococcus mundtii genome encodes:
- the hisS gene encoding histidine--tRNA ligase: MSFQRPKGTNDILPGESEKWQFVEETARLLFKDYQYNEIRTPIFEHYEVIARSVGDTTDIVSKEMYDFYDKGERHVTLRPEGTAPIVRSFVENKLFGPEYTKPYKTFYMGPMFRYERPQKGRLRQFHQIGVEAFGSDNPATDVESMVMALDFFKQLGISQIRLVINSLGDQETRQAYRQALIDYLVPFEAELSEDSQRRLHENPLRVLDSKDKRDQKFVAEAPSILDYLSETAKAHFDTVIAMLDALDVPYEIDSNMVRGLDYYTHTIFEVMSDAPKMGAQATICAGGRYDNLVEELGGPATPGFGFAMGIERILLTMEAEEVAVPVMNTLDAYVVALGEETNIEALKIVQAIRDFGFSADRDFMGRKAKAQFKTADKADAKLVLVIGADELANQTINVKSMANRTEKSFALEDIYEHFDKVYDEMTLSTEQEEK; this comes from the coding sequence ATGAGCTTCCAAAGACCAAAAGGAACAAATGATATTTTACCTGGAGAATCTGAAAAATGGCAATTTGTTGAAGAAACTGCCCGTTTATTATTTAAAGATTATCAATATAATGAGATCCGCACGCCGATTTTTGAGCATTATGAAGTGATTGCTCGTAGTGTAGGGGATACGACTGATATCGTTTCAAAAGAAATGTATGATTTTTATGACAAAGGCGAGCGTCATGTTACGCTTCGTCCAGAAGGAACTGCACCAATCGTTCGTTCATTTGTTGAGAATAAATTATTTGGACCAGAATATACAAAACCTTACAAAACATTTTATATGGGACCAATGTTTCGTTATGAGCGCCCGCAAAAAGGTCGTTTACGTCAATTCCATCAAATCGGTGTCGAAGCATTTGGCTCAGACAATCCTGCGACGGATGTTGAAAGCATGGTGATGGCATTAGACTTCTTCAAACAATTAGGAATCAGTCAAATCCGTTTAGTGATCAACTCTTTAGGTGATCAAGAAACGCGACAAGCGTATCGTCAAGCGTTGATCGATTACCTTGTACCGTTTGAAGCAGAATTAAGCGAAGATTCACAACGTCGTTTACATGAAAATCCATTGCGTGTATTGGATAGTAAAGACAAACGTGATCAAAAATTCGTAGCAGAAGCGCCTTCAATCTTAGATTATTTAAGTGAAACAGCAAAAGCACATTTTGATACAGTGATTGCCATGTTGGATGCGTTAGATGTACCTTATGAAATCGACAGCAATATGGTTCGTGGGTTAGATTATTATACGCATACGATTTTTGAAGTGATGAGTGACGCACCTAAAATGGGCGCACAAGCAACGATTTGTGCGGGTGGCCGTTATGACAACTTGGTCGAAGAACTAGGCGGACCAGCGACACCAGGATTTGGTTTTGCGATGGGGATCGAACGTATTTTATTAACGATGGAGGCAGAAGAAGTAGCTGTCCCTGTAATGAATACATTAGATGCCTATGTGGTGGCACTAGGCGAAGAAACAAATATCGAAGCGTTGAAAATCGTTCAAGCAATCCGTGATTTTGGTTTTTCCGCAGATCGTGATTTTATGGGACGTAAAGCCAAAGCACAATTTAAGACAGCAGACAAAGCCGATGCGAAGTTGGTCTTGGTGATTGGTGCGGATGAACTAGCAAATCAAACGATCAACGTCAAATCAATGGCTAATCGTACAGAGAAAAGCTTTGCACTAGAAGATATTTATGAACACTTTGATAAAGTCTATGATGAAATGACATTATCTACTGAACAGGAGGAAAAATGA
- the aspS gene encoding aspartate--tRNA ligase, with the protein MAQRTVYCGLVSEKQLGQTVTLKGWVQKRRDLGGVIFIDLRDREGIVQLVFNPEINKEAWEIADKCRSEYVIEVTGTVKNRDELAINPKMATGEFEIIADEIIILNQAKTPPFLIEDEQTISDEIRLKYRYLDLRRPKMTNNIKLRNDTTKAIRHYLDDHDFLDIETPYLGKSTPEGARDYLVPSRIHAGHFYALPQSPQLFKQLLMNAGFDRYYQIVRCFRDEDLRGDRQPEFTQVDIETTFLTAEEIQTYTEGLIAKVMKEVRGIEVTLPFPRMTYDEAMSRYGSDKPDTRFDMELIDLSTVVKDVEFKVFQMALENGGVVKALNAKNAASKYSRKDLDNLGQYATQFGAKGLAWLKVEEDGLKGPIAKFMGEASEALIQATNAEVGDILLFGADKEEIVAATLGAIRSRLGKELDLIDESKFNFLWVTEWPQFEYSAEEGRYVSAHHPFTMPKASDVELLETDPAKVYAEAYDIVLNGYELGGGSLRIHTRELQEKVLKTLGFSEEEMEEQFGFLLSALDYGFPPHGGIALGLDRFVMLLAGEENIREVIAFPKNGKAADVMSDAPSTVSDLQLFELNIDVTDVE; encoded by the coding sequence ATGGCACAACGAACAGTTTACTGTGGACTGGTTTCAGAAAAGCAGTTAGGACAAACAGTTACATTAAAAGGTTGGGTACAAAAAAGACGTGACTTAGGTGGCGTGATCTTTATCGATTTACGTGATCGTGAAGGGATCGTTCAACTTGTCTTTAATCCAGAAATCAATAAAGAAGCATGGGAAATCGCAGATAAATGCCGTAGTGAATATGTCATTGAAGTGACAGGTACAGTAAAAAATCGGGATGAATTGGCAATCAATCCTAAAATGGCAACGGGTGAATTTGAGATCATCGCGGATGAAATCATTATCTTGAATCAAGCCAAAACACCACCTTTCTTGATTGAGGATGAACAAACGATCAGTGATGAGATTCGTTTGAAGTATCGTTATCTTGATTTACGTCGTCCAAAAATGACGAACAATATCAAATTGCGCAACGACACAACGAAAGCAATCCGTCATTACTTGGATGACCATGATTTCTTGGATATTGAAACACCTTATTTGGGCAAATCAACACCAGAAGGCGCGAGAGATTACTTAGTACCTTCTCGTATCCATGCAGGGCATTTCTATGCTTTACCACAGTCACCACAGTTGTTCAAACAATTATTGATGAATGCTGGATTTGATCGTTACTATCAAATCGTTCGTTGTTTCCGTGATGAAGATTTACGTGGCGACCGTCAACCAGAATTTACACAAGTCGATATTGAAACGACTTTCTTGACCGCTGAAGAAATCCAAACCTATACAGAAGGATTGATTGCTAAAGTGATGAAAGAGGTACGTGGTATCGAAGTCACTTTACCATTCCCTCGTATGACATATGATGAAGCAATGAGCCGTTATGGAAGTGACAAACCTGATACACGTTTTGACATGGAATTGATCGACTTGAGCACGGTTGTGAAAGACGTTGAATTTAAAGTCTTCCAAATGGCACTTGAAAATGGCGGAGTGGTCAAAGCGCTGAATGCGAAAAATGCAGCAAGCAAGTATTCACGTAAAGATTTAGATAATCTTGGACAATATGCCACTCAGTTTGGCGCAAAAGGACTAGCTTGGTTAAAAGTAGAAGAAGATGGCTTGAAAGGGCCTATTGCGAAATTTATGGGCGAGGCATCTGAAGCATTGATCCAAGCAACAAACGCTGAAGTTGGAGATATTTTATTGTTTGGTGCAGACAAAGAAGAAATCGTTGCAGCCACTCTTGGAGCGATTCGTTCTCGCTTAGGAAAAGAATTAGACTTGATCGACGAATCAAAATTCAATTTCTTATGGGTGACAGAATGGCCACAATTTGAATATTCAGCAGAAGAAGGCCGCTATGTTTCCGCGCATCATCCGTTTACGATGCCTAAAGCATCCGATGTCGAGTTATTGGAAACTGATCCGGCAAAAGTCTACGCAGAAGCGTATGACATCGTCTTGAACGGCTATGAATTAGGTGGGGGATCGTTACGTATCCATACAAGAGAATTACAAGAAAAAGTATTAAAAACACTAGGCTTTTCTGAAGAAGAAATGGAAGAGCAATTTGGTTTCTTATTAAGTGCATTAGACTATGGCTTCCCACCACATGGAGGAATTGCCTTGGGACTTGATCGCTTTGTGATGTTGCTTGCAGGTGAAGAAAACATTCGTGAAGTGATTGCTTTCCCTAAAAATGGTAAAGCAGCTGATGTCATGAGTGATGCGCCAAGTACTGTTTCTGATCTTCAATTATTTGAATTGAACATCGATGTTACAGATGTTGAATAA